The Pecten maximus chromosome 17, xPecMax1.1, whole genome shotgun sequence DNA segment CTGTCATCGTGGCCTTTGTAATATAGTTCCCCTCGTATCCACACCCAGATAATTATTTAAATCGAATTAGCTTTCCTATCgatgtatttacatttgttaGGACCACATGTAGTCCGTTCCACTTTAATTAGGAAGTAATATCCACTGTATTACTGAATTTATGCTTTAATAGTCTATTATGACATTGCTTTCTGTTCAAAAGCGTGGTCTCCTCAATTGTCACTTCTATAAGAATTAAAAATATCTGCATGACGTGGACTTAAATATTTATTGGGACTTAAAATAAACACCAATTAAGACATTTGTAAGAAATGCCTATATGAAGTCATACTTTTTTAATGCTTGTGGATACACAAATAGATAACAGAAATCTTCATGTTTATCATACATTCAAATAATAAGATTCaagattttacataatatttatacaaagCATATCAGTTACCCCAAATATGCTTCTATGCACTACATAATCCGTATATTAGTTAAATGTCCATCTCTACTCCAGCACCACTACATGAATATCTTTACACGAGGTACCACTAGTGGTTGTTAGCAACTGGTTGGATCAATCAAAATTATAGCATTTTAAGCGCCAAAATAACCTGCTACACAACAAGCGGCTGATTCCCTGAACGCCtgcattttgaaataacaccctactggctatgtttgtacagtaattatagtctgttctggtgaagtcacttttgttacctgtgttttacctgtgtatgttacctgtaattttcattgaatttctcatcaaaatcaaatgtcaatattcaatgaatatactgcacaaaaaatacaatatattggaATTAACTATGCACATGATAATTGTCAATacttatttaaacaatttaataatgatcaaattattaaatatcaataattaacaaattagtatttataaatgattcgttgaaattgatatttattgataattcattgaaattaatatttattaataattcaatgaaattgatatcataaaataccttttgataattctatcaatttcatcaaactaaaaattatatcaaatactttgctTTTTTCCTTAATACAagttataatcaaaatgttcttttttctcatttgaacGCCTCTCTGATACCTGATATCTGATAACTGAAGATAATGATGTTGTTATGTAAAAACCGCTCACTTTACTGAGATCAGTAAAAATGATGAGCTGTGTTAATGTAACCCAGGCTACGGATGGCGTGACACTTGGATATTAAAACcgaagctacatgtacatgtatgtatctatatcaacttcaaaattatcatcAGGACTTATCATTCCACTGTTTGCACTCATACCGTTATTACCATCTTTGGCTAATACTCAGTTAGACTTTAACTTTATTAGGAATAGGTTATGAGACAGATGTACACCATCAACATCGGGACAGACTCTTCACCGTCTTCCCGGGGACCAACATCAAGGGATGCTTTTCCATTTCACCCCATGCAACGACGACACTATAGGAGACTGGTTCGCCGCGCAGCTGTATTGCCACTTGTACCACTACACCAAGTAGAAGACGTAAGAGGACATCCAGGAAGCTGACCTACACATTGACGTTACGCCATTCACAGACTACGTTGTTGACCAGTGGATAGAGGGAGACAGTTGGGAACCACTACGACAACGACGGACCTGAAGGACGACCAACCACTTAGAAGCCTGGCACGGGAAACTCAAAAAGATTGTACACCATACACATCCTAACATCTTCACAATTATACGGACATTCAAGGACATACAGCCAGTCTACTAATGAGATAACTAGACTTCAACGTTGCGCTGGACCCCGACCCAGgaaatacagaaacattgacaCTCGCCTTGTCCTTCAGAAACAGAGACTGGAGAACCATATAATATCCTACATCGACGCAGCCTCCGAATTTCTTCACttaggttgtactgatgtaacattttggacaaggttgtactgatgtaacatggacaaggttgtactgatgtaacatggacaaggttgtactgatgtaacatggacaaggttgtactgatgtaacatggacaaggttgtactgatgtaacatggacagggttgtactgatgtaacacggacaaggttgtactgatgtaacatggacagtGCTTTATCCTATTTGTATTTTACTACACTGTGATAATAAAGATCTGTAGATTTGTTccaactgtgtacatgtatacatgtatttgcatgcctgttacagttttctgtgtatattcattgatttcaattttgtccgttgtataacattatatgatataaacataaatTAAGATTCTAAAAGTCCTatcaaaatatgtgatattatatTAACACGTAATATTCTATGattataatactgatatttcaaactgtgtatctttaaattagcatacatatacatttctAGTGCTCTATATAATTAAgattataatgatgttattcctatcaaaatgtgtaaatttaCATTAACGTGTTTAATTGTAGTTCTCAATTTATAATAAAGATTCTGataatgttgttttcaaattatgaaaagatATATTAACTTGCAGAATTTTAATGTTCTTACTTTTTGTATAACTTATCAATATCAATGTGATTAATACTATATTAtagaatttttcaaattgatatGCTTGTGTTTTGGTTTTCTTTAGTTGTCAAATGATTTCTAGAGGTAAAATATCTTGGTAAAtacagaacagactataattaccctCCCTTTGATGTCTCTGCCTATTGTTCTAAATATGTAGGCGTTCAGGGAACACACCCAACAAGCGACCATTGGGAATCTGCAAGCGAAATTTGAAACAACCCATGATGATGTTTCTctaacaataatacaaaacttctaccaatcaatattttttaatgaatgcTAGATAATATACCTACGTCATTTTCCATTTCTTGCAGTTGGAAACAAAGAGAAGTTTTAATGTTTaccttatattttcaaaattaaaatcattttagtttaaacattattttattcaacaagacacaataacattacatatacagaaaataacaaatgggatgggaaaacaagcttaaagcttatattaattcctttcccaATCACACAGAAAAGCAAATACATCTTCGGAACTAGGACACCTTAATTTTGATAACTaagaacaaaataatatttcacatagttatataaatatacatgagttgtaaaaaattgataaaaaagaaaccgaaaaaagaaaatttcctTGAATAACCATAGGGTTTTGAgggaaatttagtttggcctGCTTTCTACACATCGTACatctatgtgtatatattaacaatcaaatatataatttatttattaacattGGTAGATTACTTAGACTTAAACATACATATTACTACATATACAACAACACCCGCGTGTAcctttacatacaaaatactttCGATGCCTGCGAAGCCCGAGGTGTCCAGGGGTTGGGGAGAGCCCTACCAGCGAGGTGAAATCATTTtcgttatatatgtatcatactTATACATTTATGCTGAACACGTTTCAGTTTCTTCCTAGTCAAGGTTAGACGAAATTAGTGAACTAATGATATGTATTTCGAGGcgaatttaacaaaatatttttttatgcaaGGACACGCAAACATCAAATACTTTTACCGAGGCGGCCATGTTAACGTTAATTGTTTGAAATATAACCATTTTGGATGATAGCGCGGAACGTCTGATCCTGAAATTCAGCAAATAAATTATCTTTATTATAATAATTGACACTAGAAGGTcagtaaaaatatattaaaagtcATCATCTGATTGGGAAATGTCCACGACTAGGGAGTTTCCTTCCCTCAGACAGGTCAAAACAATACCCCAGAAAGGAGGTTAACTCAGGTTTATGTCACAAGCTGTCAAAGAAGTAATGCTATCATAATTTGTAATAGGCAACTATTATCGTTTGTTTAGCCAATTACAGTACCAACTCCTTATATTACATAAcgcagttatatatatatatatatatagcttagaaattgaaatatatcctaacgtaacacatacagaaaaaaaagtagAATTGCCAACTCCATGAAAATGCCCAACACAATATAAAACAGGACGCTACGATCATCAGGGATGCCCTGATAGGAACGTAACTTatgtcgatgtttgtttgaatCGCATACAGCACAATATTCTCTATTAGTTCTAATTATGGCCGAGTATTGGCGTACACTCCTTTCAGATCTACAAATCATTCTCACCAATTGACAGTACATAATATAAACCATCCATCTTTTACAGACAGACTGTGTAGGGGTGTTAAGTATCTCGTTAATTTTATGTTCTCGGCGATGGAAAACTTCCAGGATTGTTTTATCACTACCACACTTAAATAAATGGCACATGTCTCTGTGAAAATCAGAACAGTCTTGTCTTTGCGATCGATATCGGCGCATTTCTTCGCGAATTTCTACACGACGTGATGGGTTTCTATTAAAAGATGATTCACATGACAATGAGTCTATGGTTTTATCAAAGTCTCGCGTTTTTGTTTCTAGTAAAGAAGGGATATTTTTCCGACAAAGTTTTTTCACCGATTCCTTGATTCCTTGGATATCATGATGAATATGACCTTGGAGTCGACATGCGTTGCACATTACGCGCTTGCACGTGTGACACATATAGCTTGCATCTTCTTCTGAGTGTATCGGACATGTTTGTTTGGCTCTACTTAGTTGGATGACATCCCGTAGAAATGGGAGAGAATTCATATCGTCAATGTGTAACACCTGGTGACTACACTCGATCCAGGTAATGTTTGGGTATTTTGAGCAATGTTTGCATAGGTTTAGTTTGCACGTTAGACATACATATATGCCACCGTCTTCTTGACAAACTGCACAAACACGAGCTCGCCCAGCAGACCTCAGTGTATCAAGTACATCATTTACACTAAAATTCCTCGACAGATTATGTATGTCTCCCTTTTTAAGATAATACGGTTCCCGACACAATGGGCATTTTCCCAATTTAAGTTGTAATCGTTGGTAGTCTTGCCAGATGCACTCAAAACAGAATGTGTGGCCACAGCTAAGAACTCTTGGGTCTTTTAATACATCTGCACAAATGGCACACACCAGTTTGTTCTTTATGTCTTCAATGACATCCCCGGCTGCCATCTTGTAAGGTCGTGTGGCCAGTTACCTGCACCCATCAGCTATTGATAAAAGACAAAATGAAACTTATAAATAATCACATTCCTATAACGGATGTCGACAATTAACGGATACATTATCAAAACAAGCTTTCGTGAGATGAAAATTAATGAAGAACACGAGAACGTTATATTGTCGTCATCATGATATTATTTGAAAACCTAGTACCCGGTATTTACATTTTCGATATGAAGCCAGATGTGGATATGCTCAGTGGATCCCAATTTATCCCAAACCCTCTCGGTTGTTCCTGACGAATAAGGAATTATAGGTATTGATTGTAGATGATGGGTTTTGTGCTTTATCATATTTTGGCCCAGACTAACAGGTAACTCTAAGCGTCAAGGTGacttaattttgattttaaatacaaCAGATATACCTAACTAATAACGGTTCAATTGACTGTTTCAATCAtgtgtatataattacataagGAAGCGACACGATCGATCGTCCCGTAT contains these protein-coding regions:
- the LOC117316002 gene encoding tripartite motif-containing protein 45-like, whose protein sequence is MAAGDVIEDIKNKLVCAICADVLKDPRVLSCGHTFCFECIWQDYQRLQLKLGKCPLCREPYYLKKGDIHNLSRNFSVNDVLDTLRSAGRARVCAVCQEDGGIYVCLTCKLNLCKHCSKYPNITWIECSHQVLHIDDMNSLPFLRDVIQLSRAKQTCPIHSEEDASYMCHTCKRVMCNACRLQGHIHHDIQGIKESVKKLCRKNIPSLLETKTRDFDKTIDSLSCESSFNRNPSRRVEIREEMRRYRSQRQDCSDFHRDMCHLFKCGSDKTILEVFHRREHKINEILNTPTQSVCKRWMVYIMYCQLVRMICRSERSVRQYSAIIRTNREYCAVCDSNKHRHKLRSYQGIPDDRSVLFYIVLGIFMELAILLFFLYVLR